From one Paramormyrops kingsleyae isolate MSU_618 chromosome 1, PKINGS_0.4, whole genome shotgun sequence genomic stretch:
- the LOC140578744 gene encoding uncharacterized protein has translation MSFRCKCTLADQITPPGKKISLFPFIVLGDFNRVNLHQELPKHRQHIDCPTRDNITLDHCYTILKDAYRSVPRAALGHSDHCMVHLIPIYRQQLKRAKPVVKTVKKWTNAAKQELQDCFDCTNWTVFEAASDNLDELTDTVTSYISFCEDVCVPTKTFCTYNNNKPWFTPKLQHLHQAKEDAYRSGDRALYRQARNTLTREIKVAKRSYSEKLKERFSANDPASVWRGLRDITSNRRPLPPAEANKDLADELNNFYCRIHEAEVSRLFQKQKTKKAPGPNGVSPSCLKTCADQLAPIFTRIFNRFLELCVVPSCFKRSTIITVPKKPTITGLNDYRPVALTSVVMKSFERLVLAHLKDITGHQLYPLQFAYRANRSVDDAVNMGLHYILQHLDRPGTYARILFVDFSSAKRA, from the exons taaacacagacagcatatcgactgccccaccagggacaacatcacactggaccactgttacaccattttaaaagatgcctatcgctctgtcccccgggcagctttaggacattctgatcactgtatggtccatcttattccaatttacaggcaacagcttaaacgtgccaagcctgtagtcaaaactgtgaagaagtggaccaatgcagcaaagcaggaactgcaagactgttttgactgcactaattggactgtctttgaagctgcatctgataatctggatgagctgacagacactgtgacatcatacatcagtttttgtgaagatgtgtgtgtcccgaccaagaccttctgcacatacaacaacaataaaccatggttcactcccaaactgcaacatcttcaccaggccaaggaggatgcctacagaagtggtgacagggccctgtacaggcaggccaggaacacgctgaccagggagatcaaagtggcaaaaagaagctactctgagaagctgaaagaacggttctcagccaatgaccctgcatcagtgtggagaggcctgcgagatatcaccagcaacagacgacccctaccccccgctgaagcaaacaaagacctggcagacgagctgaacaacttctactgcag aatacacgaagcggaagtgagccggctgttccagaaacagaaaaccaagaaggccccgggaccaaacggtgtatccccctcctgcctcaaaacctgtgctgatcagctggctcccatcttcacccgcatcttcaatagattTCTGGAGTTGTGTGTAGTTCCCTcctgcttcaaacgctccaccattatcacggtccccaaaaaacccaccattacaggactgaatgactacagacctgtcgccttgacgtctgtggtcatgaaatcctttgaacgcctggttttagcccatctaaaggacattacaggacaccagctgtaccccctgcagtttgcctatcgggcaaacaggtcggtggatgatgcagtgaatatggggctgcattatatcctgcaacatctggaccgtccaggaacttatgccaggatcctgtttgtggactttagttcggctaaacgagcatag